gccgcccggcACCTgccgccgctccgctccgcgccgcccggcacagcacagcacagccgcCCCGCACCGCCGCCCTCCCCGCCGGCcgtgccctccctccctccggcCGCGCCGGGCACCGCAGGGCGAGCGGCGGCCGCGATCGCCGCGGGGCAGGAGCGCTCCGCAGCGCCGGGCGGGCCCCAGGTCAGTGTCGCTTCCCGTACCTGTTGCGCAGGGAGCCGGCGGGgcggggagaggaggggagggaaggagggagggggaaaGCGAAAGGAGCCCCATCGCAGGAGCCCCATCGCAGGAGCCCCAGGACGCGCCACGCTCCCGGCCTCGTCCCGCGGGGAGGCGGCAGCCCCAAGGTACCGGACCTCGGGTCTGCTTCTGGGAGTGGGGGGTGGTGTGCGCAGGGAGCGGGTCCCGGGCCCGGCTCCGGGGCGTCATTTACCTGAGACCGAGCGAGCCGCGCACGGAGCGGGCGGCGCTTCCGAGCCGCTCGACGGGGCACGGAACGCTccccccgcgcccgcccggccgccgccgccgcaggaCCCGTCCCTCCCCGCGGGCCGCTCCCGGGCGCCGGGCACACCTCCCCGGCAGCGCTGCCCGTCCCCCGGTGCTGGGCAAGAGGAGTCCCGGCGCCGACCGAGCGGGAAGGCTGCCGACCGACCGACCGGCTGCCAACCCGTGTTCGCCCTCTTCCCCCCCTGCAGAAGCCCGAGATGGCGGACAGCGCCGCGGCCACCGCCGCTCCTCGGGCCGGCGTGAAGGGCTCGGCCGGGCCTTGGTGGAAATCGCTGACCAACAAGAAGAAGCACAAGGAAGCGCCGGTAGCCCCGCCGCACCCCGTCGCCAGCGAGACCCCCGCCGACACCCCCAGCCCCGACGGCCGGGAGGAACAGTCCGGTCCCTTCGGCAGCGGCGACGCCGCGGGAACCGCAGTCGGCAACCGGCGGAGCCTCCGCGTGTCCCATTCGGGCCGCTTCAAGGAGCGGCGGAAGGTGCGCACCTCGCTGCTGGCCGACAGCCCCGAGGTCTTCGACGGCGGCGGCGCCCCAGGCCACGCCGCCCAAGGGCCCGAGTAGGCCGGGAGGAGCTTGCCGAGGAGCTGCCGCTGGATGGGTGGCCGGACAACTGGCGGGACAGGCGGCCGGAGTCGGTGACTGCCCCACAGCCGTGGGTGCCGTGTAGGCAGCGGCCTCCCACACCTGAGCGCACGCTGCGGGGAGCCCGGCAGCGCTGCCAGGCGAGGGAATCGCGGGCGCTGTGTTACACCAACACCGCCAATAGAAACCCCTGGATGACGGGACAATGTGATTGTCTTTTAAAAAACCACGAATAAACATCCCACTCCCTGTACTGTGGTGAGCGGACTCAAAGGTGCTATCCCAAGGCCGACGGTGGGGTCTCTGAACCTTCCCGCAGCCCTCGCCAGGAGCCAACGTGCTGACTCTGAGGCCTgtgccccagctcctcctggctcTCAAGCCCAGGAGGCGCTTTGCTGCTTTCATCTCACAAGCTGTCTTATCGAAGGAAGGGGGTTGCAAAGTGCTCTTATCTAATTTCAGGGCCGAGGACCTCCGGTGGTGCCGAAAGTGCGCCAGTCCTGCCGTTAGCCACAAGCACATCTTCCATCCCCCACGGGGGTGCAGAGAGGGGCATTGTGAGGGGCAGGCTCTTGCCTTCGCCCATGTCCCACATTGCATTTGCATATGGAAAAGGCAGGACCATGCTGGTATTCTCCCTCTTCTTACTGTGTAATACTAAGATGATGTTTCAGAGACTGGTCCCTCATAGTTCTGTTACAGAGGGAGGCCCATGTTGTCTAGCAATTCACACTGTTTACCCAGGGGATACATGATTTTTGCATAATTGGTGATAACTGGGATAATGAAGCTCCAAT
The sequence above is drawn from the Melospiza melodia melodia isolate bMelMel2 chromosome 1, bMelMel2.pri, whole genome shotgun sequence genome and encodes:
- the PRR15 gene encoding proline-rich protein 15, whose product is MADSAAATAAPRAGVKGSAGPWWKSLTNKKKHKEAPVAPPHPVASETPADTPSPDGREEQSGPFGSGDAAGTAVGNRRSLRVSHSGRFKERRKVRTSLLADSPEVFDGGGAPGHAAQGPE